Sequence from the Paeniglutamicibacter cryotolerans genome:
GCAACCAGCTCGCCGATCAGCACTTCAAGCCCGTTGGCATGGCCCTCGCCGGAGAGGTGGGCGACGATGTAGCCCTCGGGGTCGACGACCACCAGCGTCGGCCAGGCGCGGGCCGAGTAGGCCTGCCAGGTGGCCAGCTCCGGGTCGTCGAGCACCGGATGGTGGATCTCGTAGCGTTCCACGGCTGCAGCCAGCGCCACCGGGTCGGCCTCGTGCTCGAACTTCGGGGAGTGCACGCCGATGGTCACCAGCACCTCGGAGTACTTCGCCTCCAGCGGGCGCAGCTCATCGAGCACGTGCAGGCAGTTGATGCAGCAGAACGTCCAGAAGTCCAGGATCAGGATCTTGCCGCGCAGCTGCTCGAGCCCGAGCATCTTGCCACCGGTATTCAGCCAGTTCCGGCCCTGCAGCTCGGAGGCGCGGACACGGTAGGCGGAGCGGACCGATTCGGTTGCGGCAGTGGATTCAGGACTCATGGAAGGGTTCTCCTCGGGCTTTGTCGGCTGACGATATGCTGCCTCCATTATCGCGCCTTTGCCCAGCGTCCTGGTACACGATGACCCACTGCTACGCCGGCCGCCCCGGGGACGCCTTACAGCTGGGAGAGCGCCGCTTCCAGCACCTGGCCGGCGATCTTCGCGAACTCTGGCTTCTGCAGGTTGCTCGCCGCGATGAACGAAACCATGGCGACGTGATCCCCGCGCTCCTTGATCAGCACCAGCGCCTGCTGGCGCATCGGGTGGCCCTCCCCTGCCCGGGTCCACAAGATCGCCGAATCGGCACCGCCGTCCTTCACCACCGGTGCGACGGTACTGAACGGGATGGCACCGGATCCGTCGTCCAGGGTGAGCCGGTGGCATTCGCCCAGTAGCCGGCGCGCGGTGGCCAGATGAGCGTCGAGCTGGGCCCGGTCTTGGATCCTGGCCACCTCGACGGAGCCGGTGACACTGATCTTCTCGTTGATGAAGTCGCTGCGCGCACCCTCGCCGCCCTGCTGCACCGGGGACCAGTTCAGCCCCTCGATCACCTCTGCGCAGGTGCCGGGGTCCACGGTGACGCCTTTGAGTGTGTCGGCCGGGGGCTGGCGCAACGATTCGAGATCGGCCCCGGTGATTTCACGGGCCTTATCGAAGCCCAGGGCGTAGGCCATCGAAATGCCCGAGGCCACGGCAAGCCGCGAGGCTGAGACGACGTCCTTTTCCGGATCCGACGGCTCGGCGGGGGCCACCGAGCCATCGGTGGCGATCGGGGCGTGGCCCTCGGGAAGGGAGGGGCCCCCGTGTTCCGGGGCGGATGAACATCCGGCCAGGGCCAGGGACAGGGCCAGCACTGTCCCGACGAGTTGGATGGTGCGTCGGTGATTAACGGACACGGCGGTCGATCTCCTGGTCATGTTTCTTGTACTGGGCAAACATCTGGTTATACGCCTCAAGCTCGGCGTCGTTGTCGCGGTCCGCCGCACGGTCCTTGCGCTTTGCCTCCTTGGCGTCGTCCCGGTTCCAGGACACCATCACCCCGAGCGCGAGCATCAGTGTGGGCACCTCTCCGATGCCCCACATCGCGGCGGCGCCGGTGCGTTGGTCCTCCAGCGCCGGTGCGCCCCAGGGCCTGCCCATGTTGCCGAACCAGTCGGCCTGGATCAGCGAGGTGCTGCCCATCAGCGAGACGCCGTAGAACGCGTGGAAGCTCATCGTCGCCAGCAGGATGACCAGCCGCAGCGGGTAGGGGGCCCGACGCGGAATCGGGTCGATCCCGATCATGCTCAGCGCGAAGAGGTATCCGGTGAGCAGGAAGTGCACGTTCATCAGCTCGTGTCCGACGTGGGCTCGCATTGCGAAGGAGAACAGGTCGGTGTTGTAGAAGATGATGATCGAGCCGGCGAAGTTCGCCGCGGCAAACAGCGGATGGGTAATGAATGCCGAGTACTTCGAGTTCACCACCGCCAGTATCCACTCGCGTGGGCCGCGGGTGCCGTCGGTGCGCGAGGGCAGCGCCTTCAACGCGAGGGTCACCGGGGCGCCGAGCACCAGGAACAGCGGCGCGACCATGGTCAGCGCCATGTGGTCGACCATGTGCATGGAGAAGAGCACCTGCCCGTAAACGGCCGGGGCTCCCGAGGTGATGTAAAACAGTGCGATCAGGCCCACGGCCCAGGCCACGGCGCGGATGACTGGCCAGCTGTCCCCGCGCCGGCGCACGGCCACCACGAAGCGCACGTAGGTGACAAGCAGGAACACGATGATCGCGATCCAGAGCCAGTCCATCCGCCAGACAGAGAACCAGGAGCCTCCGACGAGTTCCGGGGGCAGCTCGTAGCCGGTGAGCAACCGGGCGGGGCTCGGCAGCTGGGGGGCCACCTCGGGCAGCGGCGGGGCGGTGCGCGCCAACACGGTAGCCAGCGCCATCACGGCGCCCATCACCAGCGCTTCGACGCCGACCACACGCCAGGCGGCGCGGGTGGCGCTGAGCTTGCCGGCAAGCAGTGCCGGGATGATCCGGCGTCGGTGCATCAGGCCCAGAAAGCCCAGGGCCAGCGTGCCGGCCGTCTTGGCCAGGATCAACATCCCGTAGGGTGTGGTCAGCTGGGACCAGGAATCCATCCGGATCATGGCGCTGACCACGCCGGATCCGGTCACCAGCACGATGCAGACTGCAGCCAGAACGGAGAACCGCGAAAGCACCACGCCGGCAAGCAGCGGCTTCCGCCCGGCGAAGCGGCCCGGGGCCTCGCCGGAGAGCTTGGATGCCAGCAGCGCCAGCACCACTATTCCGCCGAACCACAACGAGACGCCCACCAGGTGCAGCCCGATTGCGTTGACCGCCCCCCAGTGGTCGTCTCCACCTGCCGCGTGGCCGATCAGCGACATCGGCAGCACGCCGGCCAGCGAGAACACGGCGGTGGCACCGACCATGAACGGAGAACGGACGGCGAATGCCAGCGAAGCGGTGACGGCGGCGATGACCACCATCCAGGCCCAGGCCTGGCCGGTGGAGATCGTCATGATGTAGCTGTAGAGCAGGTTGGTCGTCGTCGGATCGGTGCTGATGGGGACGCCGGCCAGGTCGAAGAAGGACAACACCATCACTGCCGCAGCCGCCAGGGTCCAGACCATGGCGGCGCCCGCGGCGAGGTTCATCACCGCGGCGAAGGCCGGGTGTTCATTCCCGCCGTCGGTGCCCTTCTCTCCGGGTCCGGCCCGGCGGGGCCTGGTGGAGCGGGGAATGATCGTCGCGGCAAAGACCAGCGCCGCAATGGTCGTGGACATCGCCACGTGGTGGACCAGCTTCGCCGCCGGCAATCCCCAGCGCACCAGCGCACCGGGATCACCCAGCGCCTGCTCGGATCCGACACCGGTGTAGAGCGCCGCGAGTACCAGCACAATGGCCGCCACGAGCACCGCCGGCAGCCCGGCCACCGCCCAGAGTGGTCTGCTGGTTGCCCGCACCCCGTGGGGGGTCCTCGTTTCGCTGGTTTGTCCTGGCTTGTTCACGTCGTCCTTTCCCGTGGCACGTCCCTCCATTCTCCCACCCCCGGGAGGCTACCTTCGGCCAGCCTCCGGCAGCCCGCCGCCGATGAATCCACCCGGCAGGCAGCCGGGCGGGATCGCGTAGACGGCCGATCCGAGCGGCGTCGTCCACTGATTCAAC
This genomic interval carries:
- a CDS encoding cytochrome c oxidase assembly protein; this translates as MEGRATGKDDVNKPGQTSETRTPHGVRATSRPLWAVAGLPAVLVAAIVLVLAALYTGVGSEQALGDPGALVRWGLPAAKLVHHVAMSTTIAALVFAATIIPRSTRPRRAGPGEKGTDGGNEHPAFAAVMNLAAGAAMVWTLAAAAVMVLSFFDLAGVPISTDPTTTNLLYSYIMTISTGQAWAWMVVIAAVTASLAFAVRSPFMVGATAVFSLAGVLPMSLIGHAAGGDDHWGAVNAIGLHLVGVSLWFGGIVVLALLASKLSGEAPGRFAGRKPLLAGVVLSRFSVLAAVCIVLVTGSGVVSAMIRMDSWSQLTTPYGMLILAKTAGTLALGFLGLMHRRRIIPALLAGKLSATRAAWRVVGVEALVMGAVMALATVLARTAPPLPEVAPQLPSPARLLTGYELPPELVGGSWFSVWRMDWLWIAIIVFLLVTYVRFVVAVRRRGDSWPVIRAVAWAVGLIALFYITSGAPAVYGQVLFSMHMVDHMALTMVAPLFLVLGAPVTLALKALPSRTDGTRGPREWILAVVNSKYSAFITHPLFAAANFAGSIIIFYNTDLFSFAMRAHVGHELMNVHFLLTGYLFALSMIGIDPIPRRAPYPLRLVILLATMSFHAFYGVSLMGSTSLIQADWFGNMGRPWGAPALEDQRTGAAAMWGIGEVPTLMLALGVMVSWNRDDAKEAKRKDRAADRDNDAELEAYNQMFAQYKKHDQEIDRRVR